From Tripterygium wilfordii isolate XIE 37 chromosome 13, ASM1340144v1, whole genome shotgun sequence, the proteins below share one genomic window:
- the LOC120013818 gene encoding uncharacterized protein LOC120013818 — translation MYVYIYVYIIDKKEPIEEMESMGVGFMAVFAVSGSVVLIARKFHKRLVSDFMKKIEFELSGSTRCNRKKKVKFAEDVMEPSSNNKEYRMRSYLMRPVRGGDDEIEEALVMEEEVVRKDGGNVNVKVHHTKPINWQILYKGKYKALKSYNI, via the exons atgtatgtatatatatatgtatatatcatagACAAGAAAGAGCCGATTGAAGAAATGGAATCCATGGGAGTGGGATTCATGGCAGTCTTTGCTGTTTCAGGAAGCGTAGTTCTTATTGCTCGCAAATTCCATAAGCGCCTCGTCTCTGATTTCATGAAGAAGATTGAATTCGAATTGAgtg GGTCAACGAGATGCAATCGAAAGAAGAAGGTCAAATTCGCGGAGGATGTGATGGAGCCATCGTCGAATAACAAGGAGTACAGAATGAGATCATACCTGATGAGGCCGGTGAGAGGTGGTGATGATGAGATTGAGGAGGCATTGGTCATGGAGGAGGAAGTTGTAAGAAAGGACGGTGGAAATGTCAATGTGAAGGTCCACCACACAAAGCCTATTAATTGGCAAATTTTGTATAAAGGGAAATATAAAGCCCTTAAAAGTTACAACATTTGA
- the LOC120013636 gene encoding uncharacterized protein LOC120013636: MSTGPQIILRPSYTNRRSPLLPSHSSSSSSSCSSSARIAEVAGGTTAECAAICCCCTCGLVNLLLLPIYKVPAGLCRRAFRRKRLQRMMKKKDLLPSRHSQCGCDDTELQIHPFCEEEERFHKTTSKEEEKAVEELEKEMWARFYGAGFWRSPSQRV; encoded by the coding sequence ATGTCGACTGGGCCGCAAATTATTCTACGACCGTCCTACACGAACAGGCGGTCCCCGCTGCTGCCCAGCCactcgtcgtcgtcgtcgtcgtcctGCAGCAGCAGCGCGCGAATTGCTGAGGTAGCGGGAGGAACGACGGCGGAGTGTGCCGCGATTTGTTGTTGCTGTACTTGTGGTCTTGTGAATCTGCTTTTGTTGCCTATTTACAAGGTTCCAGCGGGGCTGTGCCGACGAGCGTTTAGGAGGAAGCGTCTGCAGcggatgatgaagaagaaagacCTGCTTCCGTCGCGGCACAGCCAATGCGGCTGCGATGACACGGAGTTGCAAATTCACCCGTTCTGTGAAGAAGAGGAGCGGTTTCACAAAACGACGTCgaaagaggaggagaaggcGGTGGAGGAACTGGAGAAAGAAATGTGGGCCAGGTTTTACGGTGCTGGATTCTGGAGAAGTCCATCACAAAGAG